From Nitratidesulfovibrio vulgaris str. Hildenborough, a single genomic window includes:
- a CDS encoding D-2-hydroxyacid dehydrogenase: protein MRIVALDGYTLNPGDISWAPIEELGELVVHPRTPSDKIIERAAGAHVVLTNKVPLDMSALQALPGLRFVSVLATGYDKVDVAAAGVLGIPVSNVPGYGTDSVAQHVFALLLELCRRTALHDHRIRAGAWTQSPDWCFWDSTQEELTGKTMGIVGFGNTGRRVGRIANALGMNVIAYAPRSRFDPDYRPFEHVGLDELFTSADVVSLHCPLTPETEGLVDARRLASMRPGSYLINTARGPLLDERAVAEALDSGRLAGAGLDVLSQEPPAADNPLLSAKNCLITPHLAWASRTARRTLMDSTAANIRSFIEGTPVNVVNAAHLRTKG, encoded by the coding sequence ATGCGCATCGTCGCCCTCGACGGCTACACCCTGAACCCGGGTGACATTTCATGGGCCCCCATCGAAGAACTGGGAGAGCTTGTCGTCCATCCCCGCACCCCGTCAGACAAGATCATTGAACGTGCTGCCGGGGCCCATGTCGTGCTCACCAACAAGGTGCCCCTCGACATGAGCGCACTGCAGGCATTGCCCGGGCTGCGTTTCGTCTCCGTGCTTGCCACGGGCTACGACAAGGTGGATGTGGCTGCCGCCGGTGTACTGGGCATCCCCGTCTCCAACGTCCCCGGCTACGGCACCGACTCGGTGGCGCAGCATGTGTTCGCCCTGCTTCTTGAACTCTGCCGCAGAACGGCACTCCATGACCATCGTATCCGCGCCGGGGCATGGACACAGAGTCCCGACTGGTGCTTCTGGGACTCTACGCAAGAAGAGCTCACGGGCAAGACCATGGGCATTGTCGGCTTCGGCAATACGGGTCGGCGTGTGGGCCGTATTGCCAATGCGCTGGGCATGAACGTTATCGCGTATGCTCCACGCAGTCGTTTCGACCCGGATTATCGCCCCTTCGAACATGTGGGGCTTGACGAACTGTTCACCTCCGCCGACGTGGTGAGTCTGCATTGTCCGCTCACACCCGAAACAGAGGGTCTGGTCGATGCCAGACGTCTCGCATCCATGCGCCCCGGCAGCTACCTCATCAACACCGCACGCGGCCCCCTGCTGGACGAAAGGGCCGTTGCCGAAGCCCTCGACAGCGGGCGTCTCGCCGGTGCCGGACTGGATGTCCTCTCGCAGGAACCACCCGCGGCAGACAATCCGCTGCTTTCCGCAAAGAACTGCCTCATCACGCCGCATCTGGCTTGGGCGTCGCGCACGGCGAGACGGACACTCATGGACTCGACCGCAGCCAACATCCGTAGCTTTATCGAAGGAACCCCGGTCAATGTCGTGAACGCGGCACACCTGCGGACGAAGGGATAG
- the thiC gene encoding phosphomethylpyrimidine synthase ThiC, giving the protein MSILNSNAALRGLLDQHLADLSREEGLAPETIRDAIERGTMVLLGNPSHPSLRPILVGQPARVKVNANIGTSPMRNHPECEMQKVDAAVEAGADTIMDLSIAGDLDAIRREMLARCPLPLGTVPLYSVAQKYIECGKDPALIDPEEIFAEIEKQAQQGVDFMTVHCGLTRRGAEWAAKGDRLLGIVSRGGSILARWMLRHDRENPLLTGYDRILDIARKYNVTLSLGDGLRPGAGADAGDAAQWEEVMVLGQLAKRGLEAGVQCMIEGPGHVPMNEVEAQIVGIKKLTHGAPLYVLGPLVIDSCPGYDHIAGAIGGALAVRSGVDFLCYLTPAEHLTLPTREDVRAGVIASRIAAQAGEVALGRPHALARELGMGKARKALDWPGMERHALDAAMVDERRGEHRNEEECAMCGKFCAVKMLRDDPQGAF; this is encoded by the coding sequence ATGTCCATTCTCAACAGCAACGCCGCCTTGCGCGGCCTGCTTGACCAGCACCTCGCCGACCTTTCGCGCGAGGAGGGGCTCGCCCCCGAAACCATCAGGGACGCCATCGAGCGGGGCACCATGGTGCTGCTCGGCAATCCGTCCCACCCTTCTTTGCGCCCGATCCTCGTGGGGCAGCCTGCGCGTGTGAAGGTCAACGCCAACATCGGCACCTCGCCCATGCGCAACCATCCCGAATGCGAAATGCAGAAGGTGGACGCGGCTGTCGAGGCCGGTGCCGACACCATCATGGACCTCTCCATCGCAGGAGACCTCGACGCCATCCGGCGCGAGATGCTGGCCCGTTGTCCGCTGCCTCTCGGTACCGTGCCGCTTTACTCCGTGGCGCAGAAGTACATCGAATGCGGCAAGGACCCGGCTTTGATCGATCCTGAGGAAATCTTCGCAGAGATCGAAAAGCAGGCTCAGCAGGGCGTCGACTTCATGACCGTCCATTGCGGTCTGACGCGCCGAGGCGCGGAATGGGCCGCCAAGGGCGACCGTCTGCTCGGCATCGTCTCTCGCGGCGGTTCCATCCTTGCTCGCTGGATGCTCCGCCATGACCGGGAGAACCCGCTTCTCACCGGCTACGACCGCATCCTCGACATCGCCCGCAAGTACAACGTCACGCTGTCGCTTGGCGATGGGCTGCGTCCCGGTGCCGGGGCTGATGCCGGTGACGCCGCACAGTGGGAAGAGGTCATGGTGCTTGGGCAACTTGCCAAGCGAGGCCTTGAAGCCGGAGTCCAGTGCATGATCGAGGGCCCCGGGCATGTTCCCATGAACGAGGTCGAGGCGCAGATCGTGGGCATCAAGAAGCTCACGCACGGTGCCCCCCTGTATGTGCTCGGGCCGCTGGTCATCGACTCCTGCCCCGGCTACGACCATATCGCCGGAGCCATCGGCGGGGCGCTGGCCGTGCGTTCCGGTGTGGATTTCCTCTGCTATCTTACTCCGGCGGAGCACCTGACGCTGCCCACCAGAGAGGATGTTCGCGCTGGGGTTATTGCGTCGCGCATCGCCGCTCAGGCTGGCGAAGTCGCGCTCGGTCGTCCTCATGCCCTTGCGCGTGAACTCGGCATGGGCAAGGCCCGCAAGGCTCTGGACTGGCCCGGTATGGAGCGCCATGCGCTTGATGCCGCCATGGTGGATGAGCGTCGCGGCGAACATCGCAACGAAGAGGAATGCGCCATGTGCGGCAAGTTCTGCGCAGTGAAGATGCTGCGCGACGACCCGCAGGGCGCGTTCTAG
- a CDS encoding glycosyltransferase family protein — protein MPRLFWLGSPFFSKALEGHGYDIRSTDFQEMAVFGWDDIVRMAGFEPDVLVVADKSRPPFVTGVESFPCLTVFYCVDSHIHSWYPYYAQAFDICLMSLRDHIPAMLGRRLTQDRVWWTPAFAKDDDRPRPQTFQWDVMFVGTVDATRTPKRHAFMSALRDRVPGLAVRTGDYRSLYPEGRIILNYCEHGDLNFRVFEALGCGGCLVTPRIGHGLLDLFPEGQALATYPPDDMDALVRLLEDLLASPERCATMRREGLALIDAAHRAQHRAASFMASLERLPDGIVERRRAKARDIHSQWLRMVYLLFAEQLAPPYLKQKYLEAARTDARRV, from the coding sequence ATGCCCCGTCTGTTCTGGCTTGGTAGCCCGTTCTTCTCCAAGGCACTCGAAGGACACGGATACGATATCCGCAGTACCGACTTTCAGGAGATGGCCGTCTTCGGATGGGACGACATCGTCCGTATGGCGGGCTTCGAACCTGACGTGCTGGTGGTTGCCGACAAGAGTCGGCCCCCATTCGTGACGGGTGTCGAGTCGTTCCCGTGTCTCACGGTCTTCTACTGCGTCGACTCGCACATCCACAGCTGGTACCCATACTACGCTCAGGCTTTCGACATCTGCCTCATGAGCCTGCGCGACCATATCCCCGCCATGCTAGGCCGGAGGCTGACACAAGACCGTGTATGGTGGACTCCCGCCTTCGCCAAGGACGACGACAGGCCTCGCCCGCAGACCTTCCAGTGGGACGTCATGTTCGTGGGGACCGTGGATGCAACACGCACACCCAAGCGACATGCCTTCATGTCCGCATTGCGTGACCGGGTGCCGGGTCTTGCGGTTCGCACCGGAGACTATCGCAGTCTGTACCCAGAAGGCCGCATCATCCTGAACTATTGCGAACACGGCGACCTGAACTTCAGGGTCTTCGAGGCATTGGGCTGTGGAGGCTGTCTGGTGACCCCCCGCATAGGGCATGGGCTCCTCGACCTGTTCCCGGAGGGCCAAGCCCTTGCCACCTACCCGCCCGACGACATGGACGCCCTCGTGCGCCTTCTCGAAGACCTGCTCGCCTCGCCGGAACGATGCGCAACCATGCGACGCGAGGGACTTGCGCTTATCGACGCCGCACACAGGGCGCAGCATCGTGCCGCCTCTTTCATGGCTTCTCTCGAACGCCTGCCCGACGGCATTGTGGAACGGCGCCGTGCGAAGGCACGGGACATCCACAGCCAGTGGCTGCGCATGGTCTACCTGCTCTTCGCCGAACAGTTGGCCCCCCCGTACCTCAAACAGAAATACCTCGAAGCAGCCAGAACCGACGCAAGGCGCGTCTGA
- a CDS encoding ABC transporter substrate-binding protein, producing the protein MRFFVATVYLVILAVFPFPVMASGYEPVRLGMSAALTGPTAALGLSYLAGVRAGFAEVNEAGGVGGRKIQLVALDDGYDPDRVIHNYIRLVEEERVDQLFGFTGTPTVTRVLPLLVHGRSAASAMLFPLTGAYPLSLEPQASHIFSLRASYADEIDAVVERLVGVGVRRFAIAYQADAYGREGWHDLRQSLRRYGLDMVADAAFQRNGVLRVEDISVQSGILVDAHPEAVLCMGTDVSCAALACNLRNVGFVGPIIMPSFVVNRGFKDRFNALCPVTLPDNLLFCEVMPEYGASPADRAGDGASPSCALAAAFEAAMARYAVGAPAGDREAQPDGVHSGTVSSHASKLDEVAFEGYLAARAAVLLFGEAAPRTDLEALRAAWTRLGGARGVFSRFCTQFQGHDEARPYVRFVTIEGADEKTVDDFERWRR; encoded by the coding sequence ATGCGGTTCTTCGTGGCGACAGTCTATCTTGTGATACTCGCCGTGTTCCCGTTTCCGGTCATGGCCTCAGGCTACGAGCCCGTGCGCCTTGGCATGTCGGCAGCCCTGACGGGCCCTACTGCCGCCCTGGGCCTTTCGTACCTCGCCGGCGTCAGGGCGGGCTTTGCAGAGGTTAACGAGGCCGGGGGCGTCGGGGGGCGCAAGATACAACTCGTCGCCCTTGATGACGGATACGACCCGGATAGGGTCATCCACAACTACATCCGTCTTGTGGAGGAGGAGAGGGTCGATCAGCTTTTCGGTTTCACCGGAACGCCGACCGTCACAAGAGTGCTGCCCCTGCTCGTGCATGGGCGTTCTGCGGCGTCTGCCATGCTCTTTCCCCTTACCGGGGCCTATCCTCTTTCACTCGAACCGCAAGCCTCGCATATTTTTTCTCTCCGTGCCAGTTACGCTGACGAGATCGATGCCGTGGTCGAGCGTCTTGTCGGGGTGGGGGTGCGTCGTTTCGCGATCGCCTATCAGGCTGACGCCTATGGTCGAGAGGGATGGCACGATCTGCGGCAGTCGTTGCGGAGGTACGGGCTGGACATGGTCGCCGATGCGGCCTTCCAGCGCAATGGAGTCCTCCGCGTCGAGGATATCTCGGTTCAGTCCGGCATCCTCGTCGATGCTCATCCCGAGGCAGTCCTCTGCATGGGAACAGATGTCTCGTGCGCCGCGCTTGCCTGCAATCTTCGTAATGTGGGGTTTGTCGGCCCGATCATCATGCCCTCCTTTGTCGTGAACCGAGGTTTCAAGGATCGCTTCAACGCATTGTGCCCGGTGACCCTTCCTGACAACCTTCTCTTCTGCGAGGTCATGCCGGAATATGGCGCCAGCCCGGCAGACCGGGCAGGGGATGGCGCGTCACCGTCCTGTGCGCTTGCAGCCGCGTTCGAGGCCGCCATGGCCCGGTACGCCGTGGGAGCACCCGCGGGTGACCGTGAGGCGCAGCCGGACGGAGTGCACAGCGGGACCGTTTCGTCTCATGCCAGCAAGCTGGATGAAGTGGCCTTCGAAGGGTATCTCGCGGCACGTGCCGCCGTCCTTCTGTTCGGTGAGGCGGCCCCGCGTACAGACCTCGAAGCCCTTCGCGCGGCATGGACAAGGCTCGGGGGTGCACGGGGGGTGTTCTCAAGGTTTTGTACCCAGTTTCAGGGCCATGACGAAGCACGGCCCTATGTGCGCTTCGTGAC